The genomic stretch GGAGTGAATCTGCGCGCGGAAGACGTATTGCAGGTTCTTGTCCTTGAACACGGCGGTCGCAACCGCGGTCGTGATCCAGAGGATCTTCTTGTGCTGCTCGACCTTGGCCGCGAGCGGGACCGCATGCGAACTCGCATAAACGCCGTTGATGATGTCGACCTTCTCCTGGTTGATCAGGCGTTCGACCTCGTTGATCGCGACGTCGGGCTTGCTCTGGCAGTCGGCGGTGACGGCGGCGATCTTGTGCTTGCCGCCGATGCCGCCCTTCTCATTGACAAGATCGATCGCAATCTGCGTTCCGATCGAGGAGGCAACCGACCCGCCGGCGGCGAACGGACCGGTCAGGTCGTAGACCACGCCGATGCGCACCGTTTCGGATTCCGCCCGCGCGCGCGTCCAATCGAGGCTCACGACGGCAGCCGCCGCCGCCGAAGTCTTGAGCAGCGTTCTGCGTGAAGTCGGCATTGTATATCCTCCCCGCTGTACCGTCGTTTTCTGACTGGCCGTTGTTTCTGACTGGCCGTTGTTATTTTGGCCCAAGTATTTTGAGAATGTGCCCCAAAGTCAACACGCGCGGTCTCATCACAACGGCGTGTCGAGCGCGTTTGCCCGGTCTGTTGCGGCGCAAACCGAACTTCGCCGCGGACATTGGTCACGGTGAAATTCAACGGCGGCATCGCGACCGCCGAAGCCGCCGCGAAAAAGAGTTGGCTGCTTAAATGAGCAAGAGTACCAATGGTGCCGGCGCACGATGAGGTCATTCGCCAGCTTGATCCCGATCGGACGCCATCCGCCCTAACCGGCGGATCCCAAAAGATAATAAACTGCCAGTGAGGAGACCTCATGAACGTGCCAGCCCGGGCGATGCCCAGTTCGCCAACTTCCGATTCACCTCGCGGCATGGCGCTTCTGCGCGATCCGCTGCTTAACAAGGGGACGGCTTTTACGGAAGCGGAGCGGGATGCGCTTGGATTACGCGGGCTGCTGCCCGCGCACGTGCTCTCGATGGACGATCAAGTCGACCGTGTGATGACCAACCTGCGTGCCCTCCCCAGCGATCTCGAAAAGTACATCGCGCTCAACGCGCTGCACGATCGCAACGAGGCGCTGTTCTTCCGCGTCGTTTGCGAAAACATCGATGAAGTCCAGCCGCTGATCTACACCCCGACGGTGGGGCTGGCCTGCCAGCGGTTCGGCCTCATCTTCCAGCGGCCGCGGGGCATGTTCATCAGCGCCAACGATCGCGGGCGGATCGCAGAACTCTTCGCCAACTGGCCATATGCGGCGAAGCTCATCGTCGTCACCGACGGCGAGCGTATCCTCGGCCTCGGCGACCTCGGCGCACACGGCATGGGCATTCCGGTCGGCAAGCTCTCGCTCTATTCGGCCTGCGCCGGCGTTCACCCGGAACACTGCCTGCCGGTGATGCTGGATGTCGGCACCAACAACGAGGAGTTTCTGAACGACCCCTATTATATCGGCCTGCGGCAGAAACGCCTGAGCGGCGCGGCTTACGACGAGTTCGTCGACGAATTCGTCACCGCGGCGCGCGCGGCTTTCCCCGGCGTGCTGATCCAGTTCGAGGATTTCGCCAATCACTCGGCGTTCCGGCTGCTGCACAAATATCGCGACAAGATAAATGTCTTCAACGACGACATTCAGGGAACGGCCGCGGTGGCGCTCGCGGGCCTGTTCTCGGCGCTGCGCGTGAGCGGCGGAAAGCTTGCCGACCAGAGGGTGCTGTTCCTTGGCGCCGGCGAGGCTGCGACCGGCATCGCCGACCTCGTGGTCTCCGCCATGATGGCCGAAGGCGTATCCGAAGCCGAGGCGCTTGGGCGCACCTGGCTCGTGGACTCGCGCGGCCTGGTCGTGAAGAACCGGGCGGGCCTCACCGAGCACAAGCTGCGCTACGCGCATGACCATGCGCCGGTCGGCGATTTCCTGACCGCGATCCGGACGCTCAAGCCCACCGCGATCATCGGCGTTGCCGCCGTCGGCGGCGCCTTCACGCCCGAGGTGTTGCAGACCATGGCCGAAATCAACGAGCGGCCGATCGTGTTTGCGCTATCCAATCCGACCTCGAAGGCGGAATGCTCGGCCGAGGAGGCGTACCGCCACACCGGCGGGCGCGCGCTGTTCGCGTGCGGCAGCCCGTACGATCCGGTGCAGCTCGACGGCAAGACATTCGTGCCGCGCCAGGGCAACAATTCCTACATCTTCCCCGGCGTCGGTCTCGGTGCGATCGCGTGCGGATCACGGCTGGTGACCGACGAGATGTTCATGGCCGCCGCGCACACGCTGGCCTATCTCGTCAACCCCGACGACATCGAGCAGGGCAGCCTCTATCCGGCGCTGCCGCGCATCCGCGACGTCTCGGCACACATCGCGATGGCGGTTGCCGAGGTCGCCTACAGGCGCGGCCTTGCGACCGTGCCAAAGCCGAACGACATGATGGCGTTCATCGAGTCGCAAATGTACGACCCGTACTATTGAGCGCGGAAGGGGGATTCAGCGTGCGGCGTGTAGAGCGGATCTCCGCTTTGCGCCGATTTTGTTGCAAAAGTCGAAAATCGAATGACGCAGAAAATCTCGCGAAAGTTGATTCTTTGACTTTTCTTTGCTGCGCGGCGCTCATGGCCGCCGCACAGACAGAAGTGGGCCGATTCGTCGGGGCGTTTAGCTTGCAGGCGTGTTTGTTTTCTCTGAAAGCCATTTTTCTATTTCAGACGGCCTGACAATTCTTTTTGGCGAGACCGGATTTAGCGTTCCCGCACTGACCTCGGAGCCTGCCGCAATTTTGGCTGCGGCAAACTGCTTGGCCTCAGATTCGCTGGCAAAGGTCTCCGAGCGACGAGAGTAGTGTCCGGTTTTTTGATGATCCGGAAGGTAGATTGAGACGTACCATATATTCCGGATTTTCTTGATCACGACGGGCTAGCAGCCTTTGCCGACATTACGGTGGTTTTGTCGCGATGGTTCGGCTACCGGTTCATTTAGAGATGTCAGGGCCGCCACGGCGGCGTTGGGTTGCCTCTTTTCCCGACCACGGAAGAATCCTAAAGAGTTGTAGAAATGACACAACTAAACCTGCGAGTTTCCCTTACAAATTTGTATCGACAAATCTGACTTCAACGATTCAATTCAGGGCTGGGTTGCGAAAAATTCAATCGCATTTGCCGTCGCTGCCATGTGCTCCGGCGGCAATTGCACCGTTTGGGTGTTTGCGACCTGATCCTCCCGTATAAGGCTAGGGTGTTTGGTTCATGAGAAAATTCCTTCTTGGCAGCATTGTATTTTTGGGAATGCTCACCGGCCCAGCAATGGCGGCCGACTTGCCGGTCAAGGCGCCGGCCTACGAGACACCGGTAGCCGCGCCGATCTACAACTGGACGGGCTTTTATGTCGGCGTGAACGGCGGCGGAGGCTGGGGACGTTCCAGGTCAGATATCATTTTCGACCCATTGTCCAGTTCAAGCACGGCCGCGCCTGGCTCAGCATCCCGAGCCATCGACGGAGCGCTGGGAGGCCTCCAGGCCGGATACAACCTGCAGACGAGTTCCTTCCTGTTTGGCCTCGAGACCGACATCCAGGCGACCGGCCAGAACAGTGACGCGCTATCGACCATCACGCAAACTACTCTCGTGGGATGTCTCGTGCCCTGCGTGCCACCGCCGCCGACCGTGACCCACGCGACCTTGGATTACGCGCAGAAGCTGCCATGGTTCGGTACGTTGCGCGGGCGGATCGGTGTTGCGGCGGATCATTGGCTTGTCTATGCGACCGGGGGGCTCGCCTATGGCGAAATAAAGACCGATGCCGTCTTTACCGTGCCAGGGGGAGCCTGTATCGCTCCGTGTACGCCTACGCCCGGCGGATCTGTTGCCGGCAACTTCAGCCAAACCAAGACCGGGTGGGTGGCGGGCGCGGGCGTCGAAGCAGCCCTCGGCGGAGGTTGGACCGGTAAGGTCGAATATCTCCACGTGGACTTCGGTGACATCGACAACACGTTCGCGCGCATCACTATGTTTCCCTTCTTCGGGACCTTGAGGGCGACCAGCCGAGTTACGGATGAAATTGTGCGCGTCGGCGTGAATTATCGTTTCGGTAGCGCAGTGGTCACGAAGTACTAAACGACGACACGCGCGAGGGCGGATTTCTTTGCTGCTTCGCTCCACGTCATCAGGTCCGAAGGCAGGGTTCTTCCGTTGCCTGGGGGAAGCGATGTGATGTCGCTTATGTGAAGGCTTTCGGATGCTGGCCCCATGAAGGTGGCGCCGCGCGCGCGTTGCGCGGATTAGCGTCAGCGCAATTCGCCGCTCTGGTCTAGAAGCCGAGTTGGCGGCTTACGCTGACGCTAATCCGCCCTGCGCACTGAATGTCCGCTTTGCGTAGCGGTCATTCAAAAATCGGCCTCGCCAGATTTTGGCTCTCCGAACCAGGTCAACACACTCGAACACCTCGCTGACACTGAAGGGCGGTCGGTTAATCGCTGCTTAGTTGGCATTCTGGATTGTTTGATCTCTCGGTGCACACTTCGTGCACACGCCAACTTCCAACCGATTGAAAGCACCCTTTCCAAAAGGTGGAGGGTGTTTGTCCATTGCGAGGGATTGGCCCTTTAATCGAAGAGATCTAGAGCCTGTCCTCAATTAGCGGATTCCCAAGAGGTTCCCCAAGTGATTCATGGGAGGTCAACTTGATTCGGAGTTGACTGAATGCGCCGTTACGCCCTTCGCGACGATCAATGGGACAGGATCAAGAATATTTTGCCGGGACGTGAGGGTCACGTCGGCGCTACGGCCAAGGATAATCGGCTGTTTGTAGAAGCAGTTCTCTATCGTTATCGCGCCGGTATGCCCTGGCGGGATCTGCCGGAACGTTTTGGCGACCCGATCAAGATTCATACCCGATTTTCGCGCTGGGCGAAGAGCGCGGTATGGAAGAAGATGTTCGAGATGCTGGCTGCCGACGCGGACAATGAATACGCCATGATCGACAGCACTATCGTACGCGCGCACCAGCACAGTGCCGGCGCCCAAAAAAAGACAGCGAAGACCAGGCGATCGGGCGCAGCAAAGGCGGGTTGAGCACCAAAATCCATGCCATGGTCGATGCACTTGGCAATCCGTTGGCGTTCCTGCTGACCGCAGGGCAAGCCCACGATTTGGAAGGCGCTGACGCGCTGCTGCCTCAGATGCAGGCCGATACCTTGTTGGCGGACAAGGCCTTCGATGCCGATCTACGTGTCATCGAGCCTCTGCTTGCGGCAGGAAAAACGCCGGTGATCCCGCCCAAGAGCAATCGAAAGCTCCAACGCGCCTACGACAAGGAACTGTACAAAGCGCGCCACCTCATGGAAAACCTCTATTGCAAGCTCAAACAGTACCGAGCCATAGCCACCCGCTACGATAAGACCGCCAGAAACTTTCTCGCCGCAGTCCATCTCGCCGCCGCAGTCATTTGGCTCAATTGAGGACAGGCTCTAGCTAGTTCCGAATGCAAGTTTTCGCAAGCCGCTCATGCGAGGTGCGCGCGAGAACGGTTGACAGCGCGCGCGGCAGGCAGTTAATTCAGGCCATGGGGACCCAGCGATCTCCCCACGAGGCGACAAGCCCAAGTATCGCGTCCCGTTCTGTTTTACGAGGGCGCAACCATGTCATCCCACACCTCTATATCCCAAGATAAGCTTTCCCGTTTGATCGGGACGGCGAAGACCCCCGTTTTGATCGACGTCAGGACCGACGAGGATTTTGCCGCGGATCCGCGGCTGATTCCCGGTGCGGTCCGGCGGGGCCATCAAGACGCCCCCAACTGGGGCGGCGAATTCGCCGGCCGTCCGGCCATCGTCGTCTGCATGCGCGGCGACCGATCTGGTCCGGTAACTTGCGGCCCGTCGGGTGACCACAGCGGCAACCACAACTGGCAGGCCGACCTCCCGCACGACTGGAGCACGATGGCCCCGTCGGACAGCCCAACTGGTCCGTGAAAAGGAGAACATCATGCGCGACGAAGCCAAGATCAAATTGCGTGAGAGCCTGCGCGGCCCGGTCATCGAGCGCGGCGCGGCCAATTATGATGAAGCCCGTGCCCTCTATAACGGCATGATCGACAAGCACCCGTTGCTGATCGCCCGCTGTGTCGATGTCGCCGACGTGATCGCGGCGGTGAATTTCGGCCGCGACAACGGCCTCCGCATCGCGATACGCGGCGGCGGTCACAATGGGCCAGGGCTCGCCAGCGTCGATGATGGCCTGGTCATCGACCTGTCGGACATCAAGGGCGTGCGCGTCGACCCGGTTGCTCGCACCGCGCGGGTCGGCGCCGGGTGTACCCAGGGCGACGTCGACCACGCCACCCACGCGTTCGGCCTCGCCGTGCCGGCCGGCATTATCTCGACCACCGGCGTCGCCGGCCTCACCTTGAGCGGCGGCCACGGTTATCTCACTCGCAAATACGGCCTGACCATCGACAATCTGATCGAGGCCGACGTCGTGCTGGCCGATGGCAGCTTCGTCGTCGCCAGCAAGGACAACAACCCCGATCTGTTCTGGGCGCTGCGCGGCGGCGGCGGCAATTTCGGCGTCGTCACCTCCTTTGTGTTCCGGCTGCATCCGGTGAGCACGGTGTTTGCCGGACCGATCGCCTGGGACCAGATGCACGCGCGCACCATCATGCAGCGTTATCGCGATTTCCTGCCGAAAGCACCGGAGGAACTCGGCATTTTCCTCGGGCTCAAGACGGTCCTGTCGAGCGCGCCGTTTCCGCAAGAACTGTGGGGCAAGCGCATCTGCCTGCTGATGTGCTGTTACGACGGCTCCGAGGACAACGGCAAGAAGGCCTTGGCACCGCTAATCGACGCGCTGCCGGCGCCATGGTTCAACTGGATGGGAACGATGCCGTATCCGGCCGTGCAGAGCATGTTCGATGGGCTCTACCCGAAGGGAATGCAGTGGTATTGGCGGGGCGACTTCGTCAAGACTCTTTCGGACGCAGCGATCGATGCCCATCTCGAACAGGCGGCAAAAACGCCGAGCGAATTGTCGCTGATGCATCTCTACCCGATCGACGGCGCCGTCCATCGCGTCGGCAGCGGCGACACCGCCTGGAATTGCCGCGACGCGACCTGGTCGATGGTGATCGCCGGTATCGACCCGAACCCGCAGAAGGCGGGGCCGGTCACACGATGGACAAAAGCCTATTGGGAGGCGGTGCATCCGTTCGACCTCGGCGGCGCCTATCCGAATTTCATGATGGACGATGAGGGCGACGCCCGGCTCAAGGCGACCTACGGGGGAAACTATGCCCGGCTGGCCGCTGTGAAGAGCAAATATGATGCTGCCAACGTGTTCCGGGTCAACCAGAACATCAAGCCGGCCGCCTGACGTAGCGGGCCTCACTTGTCGACCTCTGTGCACTGCCTTCGGCGCAGTACCTCTGCCTCGCGAAATGCCGCCGTTGGTCGTGCCAGCGCGGCGGTTTTCGTTTTGCAACACTCGCTGAGGATGTGCCGTAACGGCGCGATTGCTATTCGCCGGATCGACAGAGCGAGACATCACCGGCGCACCTCGATACGCGGTGACGTCCAAAGAAAAGGGCGGTTCGGTCGGTGGATCGGGCCAATGCCTGGCGTCATACGAAGGCACTCAATCCCGTAATCGACTTGCCGACGATCAGCGTGTTCATCTCCCTTGTGCCCTCATAGGAGTAGATTGCTTCGGCATCGGCCACGAAGCGTCCGATGTGGTTCTCGAGCAGGATGCCGTTGCCGCCGAGCAACTCGCGCGCATAGCCGACGGTTTCTCGGCATTTGACCGTGCAGAACGCTTTCGCGAGCGACGCATGCTCGTCGCGCATCACGCCTTCGTCCTGAAGCTGGGCGAGACGCAGCATCATCGCCTGGGTCGAGGTGACGTTGCCGAGCATCCTCACCAGCAGGTCCTGAACGAGTTGGAAGCCGCCGATAGGCCTTCCGAATTGCGTCCGCTCCGTCGCATAGCGGAGCGCATGCTCGTATGCTCCCATCTGGCAGCCTACGGCGAACCACGCCACGCCAGTGCGCGTCATCCTGAGAACCTTGGCGGTGTCCTTGAACGAGTTGGCGTTCTGCAAGCGGTCGGCCTCGGGAACGCGGCAGTCGCTCAGGGTGATCAACCCGTTCTGCACGACCCGCAATGCCATCTTGGTCTTGATCTTCTCGACCGAGAAGCCGGGATTGTCCTTTCCCACAACAAAGCCCTTGACCTGATTCGAGCCTTCCTCTCGTGCCCAGATCACGTTGATGTCGGCGAACGTGGCATTTCCGATCCATTTCTTCTGGCCATTGAGAATCCAGCTGTCGCCTTCACGGCGGCATGTCGTCATCATTCCACCTGATGTCGCCGACCCCACCAGCGGCTCCGTCAAGCCGAACGAGCCGATCTTGTCGAAGCGCATCATGGGCGGCAGCCAGCGTTGCTTCTGCTGCTCGTCGCCGCACAGATAGATCGATCCGGCCGAAAGGCCCGTGTGCACGCCCCAGAACGTCGCGACCGACGCATCGACACGCGCCAACTCCATCGCGACAAGGCCGTTCAGCAGCCAGCTGCCGCCGGCGGCGCCATATCCCTGATAGCCCACCCCTCCGATACCGACTTCCGCCATCTTCGGGATGATCTCGAAGGGAAATGCATCGCGGCTCCAATAATCCTCGATCACCGGCGCGACGACGCCTTCCGTGAACTCGCGAACATTTTTGAGCAGCGCCCGCTCGCTGTCGTTCAGCACGGCGGCTATCCTGTAGAAGTCGCCTTCGATTGGAGGTGGAGCGTAGTCCGTTTTCCCGA from Bradyrhizobium sp. Ash2021 encodes the following:
- a CDS encoding NAD-dependent malic enzyme, with translation MALLRDPLLNKGTAFTEAERDALGLRGLLPAHVLSMDDQVDRVMTNLRALPSDLEKYIALNALHDRNEALFFRVVCENIDEVQPLIYTPTVGLACQRFGLIFQRPRGMFISANDRGRIAELFANWPYAAKLIVVTDGERILGLGDLGAHGMGIPVGKLSLYSACAGVHPEHCLPVMLDVGTNNEEFLNDPYYIGLRQKRLSGAAYDEFVDEFVTAARAAFPGVLIQFEDFANHSAFRLLHKYRDKINVFNDDIQGTAAVALAGLFSALRVSGGKLADQRVLFLGAGEAATGIADLVVSAMMAEGVSEAEALGRTWLVDSRGLVVKNRAGLTEHKLRYAHDHAPVGDFLTAIRTLKPTAIIGVAAVGGAFTPEVLQTMAEINERPIVFALSNPTSKAECSAEEAYRHTGGRALFACGSPYDPVQLDGKTFVPRQGNNSYIFPGVGLGAIACGSRLVTDEMFMAAAHTLAYLVNPDDIEQGSLYPALPRIRDVSAHIAMAVAEVAYRRGLATVPKPNDMMAFIESQMYDPYY
- a CDS encoding outer membrane beta-barrel protein, with translation MRKFLLGSIVFLGMLTGPAMAADLPVKAPAYETPVAAPIYNWTGFYVGVNGGGGWGRSRSDIIFDPLSSSSTAAPGSASRAIDGALGGLQAGYNLQTSSFLFGLETDIQATGQNSDALSTITQTTLVGCLVPCVPPPPTVTHATLDYAQKLPWFGTLRGRIGVAADHWLVYATGGLAYGEIKTDAVFTVPGGACIAPCTPTPGGSVAGNFSQTKTGWVAGAGVEAALGGGWTGKVEYLHVDFGDIDNTFARITMFPFFGTLRATSRVTDEIVRVGVNYRFGSAVVTKY
- a CDS encoding FAD-binding oxidoreductase gives rise to the protein MRDEAKIKLRESLRGPVIERGAANYDEARALYNGMIDKHPLLIARCVDVADVIAAVNFGRDNGLRIAIRGGGHNGPGLASVDDGLVIDLSDIKGVRVDPVARTARVGAGCTQGDVDHATHAFGLAVPAGIISTTGVAGLTLSGGHGYLTRKYGLTIDNLIEADVVLADGSFVVASKDNNPDLFWALRGGGGNFGVVTSFVFRLHPVSTVFAGPIAWDQMHARTIMQRYRDFLPKAPEELGIFLGLKTVLSSAPFPQELWGKRICLLMCCYDGSEDNGKKALAPLIDALPAPWFNWMGTMPYPAVQSMFDGLYPKGMQWYWRGDFVKTLSDAAIDAHLEQAAKTPSELSLMHLYPIDGAVHRVGSGDTAWNCRDATWSMVIAGIDPNPQKAGPVTRWTKAYWEAVHPFDLGGAYPNFMMDDEGDARLKATYGGNYARLAAVKSKYDAANVFRVNQNIKPAA
- a CDS encoding acyl-CoA dehydrogenase family protein — its product is MATQQAKSIGKTDYAPPPIEGDFYRIAAVLNDSERALLKNVREFTEGVVAPVIEDYWSRDAFPFEIIPKMAEVGIGGVGYQGYGAAGGSWLLNGLVAMELARVDASVATFWGVHTGLSAGSIYLCGDEQQKQRWLPPMMRFDKIGSFGLTEPLVGSATSGGMMTTCRREGDSWILNGQKKWIGNATFADINVIWAREEGSNQVKGFVVGKDNPGFSVEKIKTKMALRVVQNGLITLSDCRVPEADRLQNANSFKDTAKVLRMTRTGVAWFAVGCQMGAYEHALRYATERTQFGRPIGGFQLVQDLLVRMLGNVTSTQAMMLRLAQLQDEGVMRDEHASLAKAFCTVKCRETVGYARELLGGNGILLENHIGRFVADAEAIYSYEGTREMNTLIVGKSITGLSAFV